Part of the Roseobacter litoralis Och 149 genome, AAGGCGATTATGTCGCCGCGTGTGTCCAGCAATGCGGAGGCACCGAAAACGCCGAGCTTGAGCAAGCCTGAGACGGACAACGAAAAAGCGCTCACAGCACTGCGAAAGCATGTTGAGGAAAACGCAGATTATGTCGGTGGTAATTTTGCCGAAGAAGCGCGTTCCATGTATCTGGGCGCAACACCAGAGCGTGCGATCTACGGCGAGGCGAATGGTGCAGAAGCAAAAGCACTGATTGAAGATGGGGTGCCCGTTGCGCCGCTTCCTTTTTTGCCTAATCGAAAGGCGAACTGAAAAATGACAGTTTTGATTACCGGCACCAGTCGTGGGATTGGCGCAGGATTGGCGGCGGCCTACAGGGCGCGCGGGGATGAGGTTGTGGGCACAACGCGCGAGGGTGACTGGCCGCTGGATGTCACAAATCCCGCCAGCCATGCGGCACTGGCACAGCAGTTAAGTGGCCGACCGATTGATTTGCTGGTGTGCAATGCAGGGGTTTATCTGGACAAGGCTGAAACGCTTGACGGTGGCTTTGCCGCTGAGCTTTGGGCGGATACCTTTGCTGCCAATGTCACGGGCGTTTTTCTAACCATTCAAAGCCTGTTGCCGAACCTCAAATCCGCAAATGCCGCACGGGTTGCAATTATTTCCTCAACGATGGCGTCAAGTGAACGTGCGCCCGGCGGCAGTTACATCTACCGGGCGTCCAAGGCGGCGGTACTGAACCTCGGGCGCAACCTTGCAACTGACCTTGCAGGTCAGGGTATCGCCGTTGGTATTTATCACCCCGGCTGGGTGGTGACGGACATGGGCGGGGCGGCTGCGGATATCTCCATTGACGAGGCTGTATCGGGTCTTGTCGCTCGGTTTGATGATTTGAACGTCAACAAGACGGGCGTTTTTGAAACCTGGGATGGTCGTCCGCACGCCTATTAAGCGCAAAATTGCTAACTTGCATCCCATCGGTGGCGACTGCGGAAGAGGCAAAGTGCTTGTGTGTTATGGGCGTTGCGCGTAAACCCGCCGCGACTGACGCAAGGGACACACAAATGCCTGTTCTGGTAATGAAATTCGGGGGGACTTCGGTCGCGACGCTGGACCGTATCCGGCGCGTGGCCAAACGGGTCGGAGTCGAGGTTGCAAATGGCTATGATGTCATCGTGATCGTATCGGCCATGTCGGGGAAAACCAATGAACTGGTCGGGTGGGTCAATGAAATCTCGCCGCTCTGTGATGCACGCGAGTTTGATGCTGTTGTGTCCTCGGGCGAGAATGTGACAGCAGGCCTCATGGCGTTGACCCTGCAGGAAATGGACGTGCCCGCGCGCAGTTGGCAAGGCTGGCAGGTGCCGGTCAAGACCACCAACGCGCATTCCTCCGCCCGCATCGAAGAGATCCCGACCGAAAACATACGTGCAAAATTCGCTGAAGGTATGCGGGTCGCCGTTGTCGCAGGTTTTCAGGGGATTAGCCCGGAGGGGCGCATCACCACGCTCGGTCGGGGTGGTTCGGACACCACGGCTGTGGCCTTTGCCGCCGCCTTTGAGGCTGAGCGTTGCGATATCTACACGGATGTGGATGGGGTATATACGACGGATCCGCGGGTCAGCGCCAAAGCGCGAAAACTCGATAAGATCGCCTTTGAAGAAATGCTCGAACTGGCGTCCTTGGGGGCGAAAGTCCTGCAAACCCGTTCGGTTGAACTGGCAATGCGCTACAAAGTGAAACTGCGCGTGCTGAGCAGTTTTGAGGAACAATCTGACACAGCGGGAACGCTGGTTTGTGATGAGGAGGAAATCATGGAAAGCAATGTAGTCGCCGGTGTCGCCTTCAGCCGCGATGAGGCCAAAATGACCCTCGTCAGCGTGGCGGACCGCCCCGGTATCGCGGCGAATATTTTCAGCGCGCTGAGCGATGCAGGTGTCAACGTCGACATGATTGTGCAGAATATCGCCGAAGAGGGGCGCACCGATATGACATGGTCCTGCCCCACCGATCATGTGGCGCGCGCCCAAAAAGCCGTGGAAAATGCAAAGTCTGAAGGCGTTATCAACTATCACGAGGCCATCGCGGACCTTGATGTTGCCAAGGTTTCTGTGGTTGGCATTGGCATGCGCAGCCATACGGGTGTTGCCGCCAAGATGTTTCAGGTACTGAGTGCTGAAGGTATCAACATCAAGGTT contains:
- a CDS encoding DUF1178 family protein produces the protein MIQYALKCDNGHQFESWFQSASAFDALVGSGHLSCVQCGSTDVAKAIMSPRVSSNAEAPKTPSLSKPETDNEKALTALRKHVEENADYVGGNFAEEARSMYLGATPERAIYGEANGAEAKALIEDGVPVAPLPFLPNRKAN
- a CDS encoding SDR family NAD(P)-dependent oxidoreductase, whose amino-acid sequence is MTVLITGTSRGIGAGLAAAYRARGDEVVGTTREGDWPLDVTNPASHAALAQQLSGRPIDLLVCNAGVYLDKAETLDGGFAAELWADTFAANVTGVFLTIQSLLPNLKSANAARVAIISSTMASSERAPGGSYIYRASKAAVLNLGRNLATDLAGQGIAVGIYHPGWVVTDMGGAAADISIDEAVSGLVARFDDLNVNKTGVFETWDGRPHAY
- a CDS encoding aspartate kinase gives rise to the protein MPVLVMKFGGTSVATLDRIRRVAKRVGVEVANGYDVIVIVSAMSGKTNELVGWVNEISPLCDAREFDAVVSSGENVTAGLMALTLQEMDVPARSWQGWQVPVKTTNAHSSARIEEIPTENIRAKFAEGMRVAVVAGFQGISPEGRITTLGRGGSDTTAVAFAAAFEAERCDIYTDVDGVYTTDPRVSAKARKLDKIAFEEMLELASLGAKVLQTRSVELAMRYKVKLRVLSSFEEQSDTAGTLVCDEEEIMESNVVAGVAFSRDEAKMTLVSVADRPGIAANIFSALSDAGVNVDMIVQNIAEEGRTDMTWSCPTDHVARAQKAVENAKSEGVINYHEAIADLDVAKVSVVGIGMRSHTGVAAKMFQVLSAEGINIKVITTSEIKISVLIDRKYMELAVQALHDAFELEKAA